In Lacerta agilis isolate rLacAgi1 chromosome 1, rLacAgi1.pri, whole genome shotgun sequence, the following proteins share a genomic window:
- the LOC117060696 gene encoding transmembrane protein 151B-like, which produces MSSEGEPDPAAGTSANTPEEAGATATAAGEEQQPVKQSLSSSMCRESHWKCLLLSILMYGCLGAVAWCQLTQVTKLSFDSSFKGKSMIYHDSPCSDGYVYIPLAFLAMLYVVYLVECWHCRAKSELQYKADVESVYDRIARMKQATPCIWWKAISYHFVRRTRQVTRYRNGDAYTTTQVYHERVNTHVAEAEFDYSHCGFKDISKELMGLECFSATRLKFTKCFSFANTESENSYLTQRAHFFTEIEGLDDYMEVREGMKLRNIDFKELMMAYGDPDHLPWYVSHYTFWVAALMMVSWPLRVFIEYRTAYVHYHVEKLLGVEYRVPTGAEEPLYRYRIPRVSTQDSTELEWHICTNRQLIPSYSEAMLMELTSSPACNGYSMCRYSEITPGCEHCHHASSTSSIFSRHAFQSCSGNSQLSLNTSRFSLCRIHGSHRTGLWRSRSSSIADRGGQDDPCCSHSSQLALNENPPTYHDARFFPVLIVHRPEGQEGRHFCLRRASCLETSL; this is translated from the coding sequence CAACAACCAGTCAAGCAGTCTTTGAGCTCTTCCATGTGCAGAGAGTCCCACTGGAaatgcctcctcctctccattctcATGTACGGCtgcctgggagctgtagcttggtGCCAACTCACACAAGTCACTAAGCTCAGTTTTGACAGCTCTTTCAAAGGCAAGTCCATGATCTACCATGACAGCCCTTGCTCTGATGGCTATGTCTACATTCCATTAGCATTCCTAGCCATGCTCTATGTAGTCTACTTAGTAGAGTGCTGGCACTGTCGCGCCAAAAGTGAACTCCAGTACAAGGCCGACGTGGAAAGTGTCTATGACCGAATTGCCAGGATGAAGCAAGCAACACCTTGCATATGGTGGAAGGCCATAAGCTACCACTTTGTCCGGCGAACCAGGCAAGTGACTCGGTACCGCAATGGGGATGCTTATACAACCACCCAGGTCTACCATGAGAGAGTCAACACCCATGTGGCCGAAGCCGAGTTTGACTATTCCCACTGTGGGTTCAAGGACATCTCTAAAGAGCTCATGGGCCTGGAATGTTTCTCAGCCACCCGACTGAAATTCACCAAATGTTTTAGCTTCGCCAACACAGAGTCCGAGAACTCTTACCTGACGCAGAGGGCTCACTTCTTCACAGAGATCGAAGGGCTAGATGACTACATGGAGGTCAGGGAAGGCATGAAGCTCAGGAACATAGACTTCAAAGAGCTCATGATGGCCTACGGTGACCCTGATCACCTCCCATGGTACGTGTCCCACTATACGTTCTGGGTGGCTGCTTTGATGATGGTCTCGTGGCCGCTGAGAGTTTTCATAGAGTATCGGACTGCCTATGTACACTACCATGTGGAGAAGCTCCTTGGGGTGGAGTACAGAGTGCCCACCGGGGCGGAGGAGCCCTTGTACAGGTATCGCATCCCCAGGGTCAGCACTCAGGACAGCACGGAGCTTGAGTGGCACATCTGCACCAATCGCCAGCTGATCCCCAGCTACTCGGAGGCGATGCTCATGGAGCTGACCAGCTCTCCCGCCTGCAACGGCTACTCCATGTGCAGGTACAGCGAGATCACGCCGGGCTGCGAGCATTGCCACCACGCTTCCAGCACCTCCTCCATCTTCTCCCGACATGCCTTCCAAAGCTGCAGTGGGAATTCGCAGCTCTCCCTCAACACCAGCCGCTTCTCCCTGTGCCGGATCCATGGCTCTCACAGGACAGGCCTCTGGAGGagccgcagcagcagcatcgCTGACCGGGGTGGCCAGGACGACCCGTGCTGCTCCCACTCGAGTCAACTGGCCCTCAACGAAAACCCACCCACCTACCATGACGCTCGGTTTTTCCCAGTGCTCATTGTGCACAGGCCTGAAGGGCAGGAAGGGAGGCACTTCTGTCTCCGCCGAGCATCCTGCCTGGAAACGTCACTATGA